One part of the Tachysurus vachellii isolate PV-2020 chromosome 6, HZAU_Pvac_v1, whole genome shotgun sequence genome encodes these proteins:
- the tmem132a gene encoding transmembrane protein 132C, giving the protein MTEERSQICWLFYILETPNKEAHTQPLPSLSLPVQISVLPPWHSLTVSQAELSLLFTNSSPFSFTKSLLLMPHAGTDSKPVLHATFGSYSVTQLVSEPLAQFSVPIVAYLLSETVDQKWDDEGREGFTVRVLFHMKGDSSKRTCVTLHAFKHTEEHKASCISQPPLGLCVVTMTLPKDWFKPDQTAQLYQSQRFRQRHPYRLWSHNRSQWGKNFPASLRAKPGVLRDMIKLYYSSIGSITNHKISPLRCMVDKHTQRNLYYIGSVDLPDKETKSNKPMQGYSCSSELEQDEIWLNPDVLIYYNKGPVQVGQPIEVSLNIRTNFSGDFLIVKLKMKKGLLSLQAHPNKNSHLWTVKVEKTSGSKHDTISIISQRTGTALDRSGTSALQLVACFSFEGLYRRFGVAMTIPVTWWVEDIMRNKPVSPNGAVTTFFSFLDREIVGIAPITVSNTIMNTAILSSQPVSLPVLVLAVGQDSKVSDITAAVNCHSTNEDIVKVSSDCSAVYVDGSESGVGSTCVKVVFSLGMIRGSLCLAVWTPVVPLRISLSDTVLSPIAGWSYYTDTRCIPVYQRATVQILAQFSAQSAQGKLSYMLSSPDWFVDVTDLVHHCLKIDNSRVAAVQEKNYVIGLEPGATSLNLISSQWDGVLGTADVIVTSEPVAPGDLSVHLVGGLGLSFTPSSSNPSVITATVTSHNTLYNHGQEASLSVWLQFGDDTATLLSAFSQIPFSLHLSSLAESVVAITPAPLQRVLAEGDGGGPLVKAELLVYTCELVSNDNKMDEIKERRGTQKLAKGSGWIRVNLDADLWPLESEDSDFEMTDVSDTFAELDTNLYRNFEQEQEIPKSTNYDDSASNDMISWDDFERAVLKPGHEENAMDFSPDIEYGIGNFANRELLFGVGAVFCLLCLSSLLFLVNSMPCVMRELRKSQRKEIREQIEVEIFTQEE; this is encoded by the exons ATGACTGAAGAGAGAAGCCAAATATGTTGGCTGTTTTACATTCTGGAGACACCAAACAAAGAAg CCCACACCCAGCCTCtaccctctctgtccctcccaGTCCAAATCTCTGTTCTTCCCCCATGGCACTCTCTCACCGTGTCTCAGGCTGAGTTGAGCCTCCTCTTTACCAACTCCAGCCCTTTCTCCTTTACAAAGTCTCTGCTGCTTATGCCTCATGCAGGAACAGACTCTAAACCAGTCCTCCATGCTACCTTTGGTTCCTACTCTGTGACTCAG CTTGTTTCTGAACCTTTAGCTCAGTTTTCTGTACCTATTGTTGCATACCTGCTTTCCGAAACAGTTGACCAAAAATGGGATGATGAAGGAAGGGAAGGTTTTACAGTCAGAGTGTTGTTCCACATGAAAGGTGACTCAAGCAAAAGAACATGTGTGACGCTTCATGCTTTCAAACACACAGAGGAGCACAAAGCATCCTGCATTTCCCAG CCTCCTCTAGGGCTATGTGTGGTCACCATGACTTTACCAAAAGACTGGTTTAAGCCTGATCAGACTGCTCAATTATACCAGAGCCAAAGATTCAGACAACGGCATCCATACAGACTCTGGTCCCATAACCGCAGCCAATGGGGAAAAAACTTCCCAGCATCTCTCAGGGCCAAACCTGGTGTTCTAAGGGATATGATCAAGCTCTACTACTCTTCTATTGGCAGTATCACCAACCATAAGATATCACCTCTAAGATGCATGGTGGACAAGCATACACAGAGAAATCTATACTACATTGGATCTGTGGATCTTCCGGATAAAGAAACCAAAAGTAACAAACCAATGCAAGGTTATTCCTGCTCCAGTGAGCTAGAACAGGATGAGATATGGCTGAATCCAGACGTACTAATTTACTATAACAAGGGGCCTGTGCAAGTTGGACAACCAATTGAAGTCTCATTAAACATAAGAACAAATTTTAGTGGCGATTTCCTCATTGTAaa GCTTAAAATGAAGAAAGGGTTACTGTCACTACAAGCCCATCCAAACAAAAACTCTCACCTGTGGACTGTTAAAGTGGAGAAGACATCAGGCAGCAAACATGACACAATTTCAATAATCTCTCAGAGAACTGGTACTGCTCTAGACAGAAGTGG CACCTCAGCGCTGCAACTGGTGGCCTGTTTCTCATTTGAGGGCTTATACAGGCGCTTTGGAGTTGCAATGACAATTCCAGTAACCTGGTGGGTGGAGGACATCATGCGCAATAAGCCTGTTTCTCCAAATGGGGCAGTAACaactttcttctcctttttggACAGAGAGATAGTGGGCATCGCTCCCATTACAGTG AGCAACACAATAATGAACACAGCCATCTTGTCAAGCCAACCTGTTTCCCTTCCGGTCTTAGTACTGGCAGTTGGGCAGGATAGCAAAGTATCGGATATTACTGCAGCAGTAAACTGTCATTCAACCAATGAAGACATTGTTAAG GTATCAAGTGATTGCTCTGCTGTTTATGTAGATGGAAGTGAATCTGGTGTGGGAAGTACCTGTGTCAAGGTGGTGTTTTCTCTGGGCATGATCAGAGGGTCTTTATGCCTGGCTGTGTGGACTCCAGTAGTTCCTCTCCGAATCTCTCTATCTGACACTGTCCTGAGCCCCATTGCAGGCTGGAGCTACTATACAGACACCAG atgCATTCCAGTTTATCAAAGGGCTACCGTACAGATTCTTGCACAATTCAGTGCCCAGTCAGCCCAGGGAAAACTTTCCTACATGCTTAGTTCACCTGACTGGTTTGTAGATGTGACAGATCTAGTTCATCATTGCCTGAAGATAGACAACTCTCGTGTTGCAGCTGTTCAAGAGAAAAATTATGTCATTGGATTAGAGCCTGGAGCTACTTCATTAAAT cTTATATCTAGTCAGTGGGATGGTGTGCTTGGCACTGCTGATGTCATTGTGACCTCTGAACCTGTGGCCCCTGGTGACCTTTCTGTGCATTTAGTTGGTGGTCTTGGTCTGTCTTTCACCCCAAGCTCTTCAAATCCTTCTGTCATCACAGCGACTGTGACTTCTCATAACACACTATATAACCATGGGCAA GAAGCTTCTCTTAGTGTTTGGTTACAGTTTGGTGATGACACTGCCACTCTGCTCTCTGCGTTTAGTCAGATCCCTTTCTCGCTTCATCTATCCTCACTGGCTGAGTCTGTGGTTGCTATAACACCTGCCCCGTTGCAGCGTGTCCTCGCAGAAGGAGATGGTGGAGGGCCCCTTGTGAAAGCCGAGCTTCTGGTCTACACTTGTGAGCTTGTGTCTAACGACAATAAAATGGATGAAATCAAAGAGAGACGTGGGACTCAGAAACTTGCCAAAGGATCAGGCTGGATAAGAGTGAACCTAGATGCAGACCTTTGGCCTCTAGAAAGTGAAGATTCTGACTTTGAGATGACTGATGTATCAGATACATTTGCAGAGTTAGACACAAATCTGTACCGTAACTTTGAACAGGAACAAGAAATACCTAAATCTACTAACTATGATGACAGTGCAAGCAATGACATGATTTCCTGGGACGACTTCGAGAGGGCCGTGTTGAAACCTGGCCATGAGGAAAATGCAATGGATTTTTCACCTGATATAGAGTATGGAATTGGGAACTTCGCAAATCGAGAGTTATTATTTGGAGTTGGAGCTGTCTTCTGTTTGCTGTGTCTTTCCTCCCTTTTGTTTTTAGTCAACTCCATGCCATGTGTAATGAGGGAACTTAGAAAGagtcaaagaaaagaaattaggGAACAGATAGAGGTAGAAATATTCACTCAAGAAGAGTAA